One genomic window of Osmia bicornis bicornis chromosome 3, iOsmBic2.1, whole genome shotgun sequence includes the following:
- the LOC114872665 gene encoding mucin-17, which yields MPRRSMDLCKWLFLAGLLCSSSCQSVPSTFENRTGQAESKPRVFSPRMDYDEWTPLGRGDPLKNNPTFDYVPPVLDRVQYWLDSHTTEPSAKRDILVLGVTAKKTSPKIPDQFLKFVDGPKFTRSNQEVSNSYRNEFTGSTGAEPPKVVRTTNFRNGPIDYRNQNRIQSIPASYYPSPFYNQKSKPYTMMLPPPLTQKDKIVSFVEPTQQFSTQTEEGPVSLQGSQFYAVNPANGYNQQQQQPAKIASKPPNKGQLISQVETIKSVYAPSSPQPTKSRYESATTASVSFEKSNLIYQSTQTLSGGWPGSNVPLSTPTTSDTSQSTWQTPDYSRDQYEVDHHVAASSNHEVVVEQNANIIVDGDSNENEEVVVGQKELGSTNKASSTMVNSSSSSTSFVSDNDKKNTQEETATGQSSEKMHIVLANSSASLDVEGQTVNEGPVAVVMPTNYSDKKLNDTRQSSEATASTWSIPENMTNVNAESTSGTWMKIESHPVRNSVTGTSILPDDSQAAVLPNRMMSSHQQHFQPTMAPFPPRHPPIDTLSVFAPPQAPLSLRMHTHQPRPNHGTMQFLGSMRPNVPLRLPGSMPMFPPMTHMHAPPIKSTTNHMVPPSVAMDHRLPQTQDFSAMMANSPPPSSPPAMSLGVEDHSFEDHRSRMPDSTTIVVTPTPFLPTLSSIGNSLFTVDEQTRGPETTLGNDEKEKTVGWDASSIASSAPLSSRPSTTFSSQTTTVPSLTTDPIFSHYKQPAKPIRGPMYLIIQGHSKVKTYKPMVSKHSVPVEINEVTERQLSKFEQFIEENTKRGNTNAIITEKKKAEEKARAEKIARVRENTLMSLVESGLDSFTVSPSASATEDEHQANAVTTIQIDGN from the exons ATGCCCAGAAGATCGATGGATCTGTGCAAGTGGTTGTTTCTGGCGGGATTGCTGTGTTCTTCATCCTGCCAAAGCGTTCCGTCCACTTTTGAGAACAGGACCG GTCAAGCGGAGAGTAAACCGCGCGTCTTTTCACCTCGCATGGATTACGACGAGTGGACACCGCTGGGTCGTGGCGACCCCTTGAAGAACAATCCAACCTTCGACTACGTGCCCCCGGTTCTCGATAGGGTTCAATATTGGCTGGATTCTCACACCACTGAACCGTCCGCGAAACGAGACATTCTCGTTCTGGGAGTAACCGCGAAGAAGACCAGTCCGAAGATCCCGGATCAATTTCTAAAGTTCGTCGACGGACCGAAATTCACCAGGTCGAACCAGGAGGTTTCGAACTCGTACAGAAACGAGTTTACCGGCAGCACCGGCGCGGAACCTCCGAAAGTAGTACGAACAACGAATTTCAGAAACGGACCGATCGACTATAGAAACCAAAACCGAATTCAATCGATACCGGCCAGCTATTACCCAAGTCCGTTCTACAATCAAAAGTCGAAACCGTACACGATGATGTTACCGCCCCCGTTGACGCAAAAGGACAAGATAGTCAGTTTCGTCGAACCTACTCAACAGTTTAGCACCCAAACGGAAGAGGGACCGGTGTCTCTCCAAGGATCACAATTTTACGCGGTTAATCCTGCGAACGGTTACAaccaacagcaacaacaaccgGCTAAAATCGCGTCCAAGCCTCCGAACAAAGGCCAGCTGATTTCGCAGGTGGAAACCATCAAGAGCGTATACGCTCCTTCCTCTCCACAGCCTACAAAGTCGAGATACGAAAGCGCGACGACAGCCTCGGTCTCTTTCGAGAAATCAAACTTGATTTATCAATCGACTCAGACATTATCGGGCGGCTGGCCAGGTAGCAACGTTCCCTTATCGACGCCTACCACTTCCGATACCAGTCAATCCACTTGGCAGACTCCGGATTATTCTCGCGACCAGTACGAAGTCGATCACCATGTAGCCGCCTCGTCGAATCACGAGGTGGTAGTCGAACAGAACGCCAACATAATCGTCGACGGAGACAGCAATGAGAACGAGGAGGTAGTTGTAGGTCAAAAGGAACTCGGTTCGACGAATAAAGCGTCCTCGACTATGGTAaattcctcttcctcctccacTTCCTTTGTCTCTGATAACGACAAGAAGAACACGCAAGAGGAAACGGCAACTGGTCAATCTTCCGAGAAAATGCACATCGTTCTCGCGAATTCTTCCGCAAGCTTGGACGTGGAAGGGCAGACGGTGAACGAAGGACCGGTGGCTGTGGTGATGCCGACCAATTACTCGGATAAAAAGCTGAACGATACTCGTCAAAGTTCCGAAGCAACCGCGTCTACTTGGAGCATTCCCGAAAATATGACCAACGTGAATGCAGAATCCACCAGTGGGACTTGGATGAAAATCGAGTCTCATCCTGTTAGAAATTCGGTAACCGGAACCTCGATTTTGCCTGATGATTCTCAAGCAGCCGTCCTGCCGAACAGAATGATGTCTTCTCATCAACAACATTTTCAACCGACGATGGCTCCGTTCCCTCCCAGACACCCCCCTATCGATACTTTATCCGTGTTTGCTCCTCCGCAAGCTCCTCTCTCCTTGAGGATGCACACTCATCAGCCCAGACCTAATCACGGGACGATGCAGTTTCTCGGTAGCATGCGTCCAAACGTCCCTCTCCGGCTGCCAGGATCGATGCCGATGTTTCCACCGATGACTCACATGCACGCGCCCCCTATCAAATCGACGACCAATCACATGGTGCCCCCGTCCGTGGCTATGGATCATAGATTACCCCAGACGCAAGATTTCTCAGCGATGATGGCCAACTCGCCGCCACCGTCGTCACCGCCGGCCATGTCGCTGGGAGTGGAGGATCATTCGTTCGAAGATCATCGATCTCGTATGCCAGACTCGACGACGATCGTCGTTACGCCCACACCCTTCTTGCCAACCCTCTCTTCGATCGGGAATTCGCTGTTTACAGTGGACGAACAGACTCGAGGACCGGAAACGACGTTGGGCAACGATGAGAAAGAGAAAACCGTTGGTTGGGACGCGTCGTCGATCGCGTCTTCCGCTCCTCTTTCGAGTCGTCCTTCGACGACATTTTCCTCGCAAACCACCACCGTGCCGAGCCTCACTACCGATCCCATCTTCTCGCATTACAAGCAACCAGCCAAACCCATTCGAGGACCGATGTATCTAATCATTCAGGGCCACTCCAAGGTAAAAACGTACAAACCAATGGTGAGCAAGCACAGCGTACCGGTGGAGATAAACGAGGTGACGGAGAGACAACTGTCAAAGTTCGAGCAGTTCATCGAGGAAAATACGAAGAGGGGAAACACAAACGCGATAATAacggaaaaaaagaaagcggAGGAAAAAGCGCGGGCAGAGAAAATCGCGCGCGTTCGTGAGAACACTTTGATGAGTCTGGTGGAGAGCGGATTGGATAGTTTTACCGTGTCGCCTTCCGCTTCCGCAACGGAAGACGAGCATCAGGCGAACGCTGTGACTACCATTCAGATCGATGGGAATTAA